One Ogataea parapolymorpha DL-1 chromosome VI, whole genome shotgun sequence DNA window includes the following coding sequences:
- a CDS encoding cell division control protein 6 produces MIAQLARVCNSTVSSNFNSKLKDLNIQHKTVLCSLIKYEEVLKSQKSKTIASINSFYSYYASLQDVRKVIGVLNRGEFLEVLSSLESDSFINISSSMNAKIHTTSKIKGPISYGDSRLSSSVPKMDILKIVDDIGILKKNSGRYRKLHIIDNKGEV; encoded by the coding sequence ATGATTGCCCAGCTGGCTAGAGTCTGCAATAGCACAGTCAGCTCAAACTTCAACTCCAAATTGAAGGATCTTAATATTCAGCATAAAACCGTGCTGTGCTCTCTGATAAAATATGAAGAAGTATTGAAGAGTCAAAAGTCCAAAACCATTGCATCAATTAATTCATTCTATTCATATTACGCATCACTGCAAGATGTGCGCAAAGTCATTGGTGTTCTTAACCGAGGCGAATTTCTCGAAGTTTTGAGCTCGTTAGAGTCTGATTCTTTTATCAATATTTCCTCATCTATGAACGCGAAAATACATACTACGTCCAAAATTAAAGGGCCAATCAGCTACGGTGATTCTAGACTATCATCTAGCGTTCCGAAAATGGATATCCTCAAGATCGTTGATGATATCGGAATcctcaaaaaaaattctggCCGGTACAGAAAATTGCATATAATAGATAATAAAGGTGAAGTATAG
- a CDS encoding Vacuolar amino acid transporter, exports aspartate and glutamate from the vacuole: MSTATVSSSVVNTVNTIIGSGILLLPYAFRTDSVLFGILILIFAAATNVFGLFLQAISSKFLREGNANFFTVCSITYPSLSVVFDLAIALQCFGVDISYIVLTGDLMPLILPISGFTDSQMRLFYILISAVITVPLCFLKRLDSLKYASVVSLLAIAYLVILVYANFAYGLATGFQHIPLQRQGPISWWTPEGFKPVFKTFAIIVLAFTCPTQFSIISELRDPRLTRIFRIITISLTITTILFATVGLSGYFTFGNALEGNIILMYNDTWATKLGMGLLSLMVLLSFPLMFHPARISVNNVYHWIESQFKNSQEAQPLLSSEAKAIPMSSSRFVKVSVVMLIVAYFAAIKLESFELVLSLVGSTGGVLISFVLPGFYGYKLINNPEMLDALVTHSPLDSDHWVFRNKVLQKLSLILVIWGIVVMFICLYSTLFQ, encoded by the coding sequence ATGTCAACAGCCACAGTCTCATCGTCGGTGGTTAATACCGTCAACACCATCATTGGATCGGGCATCCTGTTGCTTCCATATGCTTTCAGGACTGACTCAGTTTTGTTTGGTATTTTGATTCTTATCTTCGCTGCGGCAACGAATGTTTTTGGACTCTTCTTGCAAGCAATCTCCTCTAAATTCCTTCGAGAAGGCAAcgcaaacttcttcaccGTTTGTTCAATAACTTATCCAAGTCTGAGTGTTGTTTTTGACCTGGCAATTGCATTACAATGCTTTGGTGTGGACATATCTTACATCGTACTGACTGGTGATTTGATGCCACTCATTCTTCCCATATCCGGCTTTACGGACTCTCAAATGCGGCTTTTTTACATCTTAATCTCAGCTGTCATTACTGTTCCATTGTGCTTCCTGAAGCGGCTTGACAGCTTGAAATACGCTTCAGTTGTCTCGCTCTTGGCTATCGCGTATCTGGTCATTTTAGTCTATGCCAATTTCGCTTATGGGCTGGCTACAGGGTTCCAACACATTCCTTTACAGAGACAGGGACCCATATCCTGGTGGACTCCCGAAGGTTTTAAGCCGGTCTTCAAAACCTTCGCAATCATTGTTCTTGCCTTCACATGCCCTACTCAATTTTCGATCATCTCCGAATTACGTGACCCTAGGTTGACCCGTATATTCAGAATCATCACAATCTCTCTGACGATTACCACAATTTTGTTCGCAACAGTTGGTCTCTCGGGCTACTTTACCTTTGGAAATGCGTTAGAAGGAAACATCATCTTAATGTACAACGATACATGGGCTACCAAATTGGGTATGGGGCTGCTCTCGCTAAtggttcttctttctttccCATTGATGTTTCATCCCGCTAGAATTTCAGTCAACAACGTATATCATTGGATAGAGAGTCAATTCAAGAATTCACAGGAAGCACAGCCGTTGCTATCTAGTGAAGCCAAAGCAATCCCTATGTCTAGCTCAAGATTTGTGAAAGTCAGCGTGGTCATGTTGATCGTCGCATATTTTGCTGCTATTAAGCTTGAGTCTTTTGAGCTGGTTCTATCATTGGTGGGTTCTACTGGTGGGGTTTTGATCTCATTTGTGCTACCTGGATTTTATGGGTACAAACTAATTAACAATCCAGAAATGTTGGATGCCCTAGTGACACATTCTCCATTAGATAGTGATCACTGGGTGTTCCGAAATAAGGTGCTTCAAAAGCTCTCACTGATTCTAGTCATTTGGGGAATTGTAGTAATGTTCATTTGCCTATATTCAACTTTGTTTCAATAA
- a CDS encoding Ceramide synthase component, with protein sequence MTVESIPSASSSVFSPDRSTLKCRSNFKTDLECPAASKASALQAAKLKDDTLRLAKLESADKLQIQIALLVDLAIFGLSYHYPWFSKFYTLQYKYPRGDFYDMGIDDSYFVIFSVLNLVLIRGFCMLYILKPIAQSFQMYKLKAIQRFKEQGWSIIYFSLSWALGFHLYLHSDYYLNCDKLYENWPNDKMSASFKAYYLIQTACWFQQMIVLHIEEKRKDHYQMFSHHIITSLLCIGSYAYYFTKVGHVIFLLMDIVDVFLSFAKILKYCGYQTFCDTMFAVFMISWIALRHVVYNYVFYHAYQNAYKMHGTCEELAPLGDYKICYPKHTINILLTLLGGLQVITIFWMFLIAKVAYRVISGDSADDVRSDDSD encoded by the coding sequence ATGACTGTGGAATCTATCCCGAGTGCGTCCTCCTCTGTTTTTAGTCCTGATCGATCCACTTTAAAATGTCGAAGCAACTTTAAAACTGACTTGGAGTGTCCCGCAGCTTCCAAGGCCTCTGCTTTGCAAGCCGCTAAACTGAAAGATGATACACTGCGTCTTGCAAAACTAGAAAGTGCCGATAAGTTACAGATACAGATAGCGCTCTTAGTCGATCTTGCGATCTTTGGGCTTTCGTATCATTACCCGTGGTTCTCAAAATTTTACACTTTACAATATAAATACCCACGTGGTGACTTCTATGATATGGGTATTGATGATTCATATTTCGTGATATTCAGTGTGCTAAATCTGGTACTCATCAGAGGTTTTTGCATGTTGTACATATTAAAGCCTATTGCGCAGTCTTTCCAAATGTACAAACTCAAAGCAATACAGAGGTTCAAAGAACAGGGATGGTCAATCATATACTTTTCCCTCTCTTGGGCGTTAGGATTTCATTTATACCTGCACTCAGATTACTACTTGAACTGCGATAAACTTTATGAGAACTGGCCGAACGACAAAATGTCAGCCTCATTTAAAGCCTACTATCTTATCCAAACTGCATGTTGGTTCCAGCAAATGATTGTTCTTCATATCGAGGAGAAAAGAAAAGACCATTATCAAATGTTTTCTCACCACATAATCACATCACTGCTTTGCATAGGCTCTTACGCTTACTACTTCACGAAGGTTGGACATGTTATCTTCTTATTGATGGACATTGTCGATGTTTTCCTTTCATTTGCGAAAATTCTCAAATATTGCGGCTACCAAACTTTTTGTGACACAATGTTTGCTGTGTTCATGATTAGCTGGATTGCATTACGGCACGTTGTATACAATTATGTGTTTTACCATGCTTACCAGAATGCCTACAAGATGCATGGAACTTGCGAGGAATTGGCGCCCCTTGGCGACTATAAGATCTGTTACCCCAAACACACGATCAATATACTTTTGACATTACTTGGTGGATTACAGGTAATTACAATCTTCTGGATGTTCCTCATTGCCAAAGTTGCATATAGAGTCATTTCTGGAGATAGTGCGGATGATGTAAGAAGTGATGATTCGGATTAG
- a CDS encoding RNA polymerase II holoenzyme cyclin-like subunit has product MSANYWTSSQRNKWQFSRQELRDARSSVTKMEIQLYGNECTMKYDINMRIYLHQLIIKLGRKLNLRQVILSTAEVYLTRFFVRVSIREINIYLLVTTCIYIACKMEESPQHIRTILSEARNCWPEFIPNDLTKLAEFEFYLIEELNCYMVVHHPYNSILEVVNVLKDGDIASRLEVSPEELQTCWSIMNDSYITDLHLLFPPHIIATGTLYLTLVLGADVRKSVNNISATQNPRIEAFVNFLAASNIDLDEVIETIQELLTLYDAWNSYDEMYVKNGLHQMLLSMNR; this is encoded by the coding sequence ATGTCAGCGAACTACTGGACGTCTTCACAGCGTAACAAGTGGCAGTTCTCACGTCAGGAATTGCGAGATGCTAGGTCATCAGTCACAAAAATGGAGATCCAACTTTACGGAAATGAGTGCACCATGAAGTACGACATAAACATGAGGATATATCTACATCAGCTAATTATCAAACTTGGCAGGAAATTGAATTTACGTCAGGTCATTCTCTCCACAGCTGAAGTGTATCTTACTAGATTCTTTGTGAGAGTCTCTATTCGGGAAATCAACATCTATCTTCTGGTGACGACATGTATATACATAGCATGCAAGATGGAGGAAAGTCCACAACATATTAGAACGATCTTATCTGAAGCTCGAAATTGTTGGCCTGAGTTCATTCCAAATGATTTGACTAAACTTGCGGAATTTGAGTTTTATCTTATAGAAGAACTAAACTGCTACATGGTTGTTCATCATCCGTACAATTCTATCCTTGAAGTGGTCAACGTGCTAAAAGATGGTGACATAGCCTCCCGATTGGAAGTTTCTCCCGAAGAATTGCAGACTTGTTGGTCAATTATGAACGACAGTTACATTACTGATCTACATTtgctttttccaccacATATAATAGCAACAGGAACTTTGTATCTAACTTTGGTCCTTGGTGCCGATGTTCGCAAATCAGTCAATAATATCTCCGCAACTCAGAATCCGCGCATCGAAGCATTTGTCAATTTCCTTGCAGCTTCCAATATTGATTTGGATGAGGTGATAGAAACGATACAGGAGCTACTCACACTGTATGATGCCTGGAACTCCTATGACGAAATGTATGTCAAGAATGGCTTGCACCAGATGTTATTAAGCATGAACAGATAA